The stretch of DNA TCGGGATCCAGGACTTTTCAGTACATGTGTGGCCACGAGTCCGCCGAATCATGGCCGCTGCGTCTGCCGATAGTGGGCGTGTGTTTTGCGGTAAATACTAATGTGGGTTTCTAGAAATAGTGAATTTTCGTTTCAGGTATGTACTTCCATCTGTCCGGATTATAGAGCGCTTTAAACTTTTTCTTATAAAACGAGGGCAAAAAGCTTTAACACTTATGAATGATTAAGAAGAGAGTTATAACTTATAAGATTATATGTCCGTTGCTCAAAGTTGATATACGAAACAAAAGACGACTACTCTCGCAGTAATTATTAATTCCATCATTCCATGTGTTTAGCCCCGGTGGTTGAGCGATCCTCGGCTTCTTTTCTAATCTTAGAAACAATGATATGCTAGATGCATTGAGAAATGGTTGCGGAAGTCGTACGCATTCCCTTCATTGCATATCTCCCATTAGACTAGCATGATAAGGATGATCATGGTTTACTCCGGCTGCCCCATGGGTGAGAGTGACTGCTGCGAACCACCACCCCGAGACCGAGCTGTAGTTGGCCGATTCTCAACATTAAAAAAAATTGAGGCCAAGCCAATCCCAAACCATCTTCATTCTTCCCAATGCGGATGGAGAAACGGCACCTGAACATAATGTGGGTAAAATGGTGAATATAGAAAAAGCTACAGTAGAACACAGCGAACCAAGATGACTTAGGTGAAAAAGAAATTCAGGTGACTTACGAATAGACAGTCCCATTAAGTCCATAACTTGTTCTGCAGTTGTTCTAAAAAAAAGAACTTGTTGTGCTGTGGAACATTGTCGCATTGCATCTTACTTCCATTTACATCCTACTTCCATCCTTCCAAAATATAAGGTTTATTAGGTTTTTTCAAAATCAAACGTCTGCATGTTTGATCGAGTTTAAAAAAATGATATATCTATAATACCAAATTTGTATCATTAGGTCCATCATTAAAATTATTTTCATACTTTGTAGTATTGTGGATgttgatattttatttcataatcttgatcacatatattTATATTTGATTTTTCACGAAAATTGATGCACTTTATATTCCGGAACAAAGGGGCTAACTCCTCAGAATTAATCCAACGGAGTAACTCATATGCAAAAAATGCTGAACATTTCAGACCGGCATGAGCGGCGCCCTGGAGACGCTATGCGGGCAAGCCTACGGGGCACGATTATACCGCATGGTAGGACTATACCTGCAGTCGTCGCTCATCATGTCGGCGGTGGTGTCTATGGTCATCGCCGTCCTGTGGCTGTTCACGGAGCCCCTGCTTCTGTGCCTGCGTCAAGAACCCGAGGTGTCCCGCGCCGCTGCGGTGTTCATTCGGTACCAGATCCCCGGTCTGTTCGCCTTCTCCTTCCTGCAGTGCCTTATACGGTACCTGCAGACACAGTCCATCGTCCTACCGCTCGTCGTCTGCTCCGTGGTGCCATTCATGCTCCACATTGCGCTGAACCACCTGCTGGTGAACGTGCTTGGGTTCGGCCTCATCGGCGCGTCTACCGCCATCTCCATCACCTTATGGTTCTCCTGCCTGATGCTGCTTGGGTACGTGATGCAGTCCAAGGAGTTTAGCGAGACATGGAAGGGCTTCTCCGCCGACGCGTTGAACTACGTGTTGCCGACCCTCAAGCTCGCGACGCCCTCCGCCATCATGGTTTGGTCGGTAAATATATAGTTGGATATACAGATACCATTGTCAGCCACATGTTGTTTTTTCTCATTATTGATTTTGAGTTTGTTGAATGCATGCAGCTTGGAGTATTGGGCATTTGAGCTTCTGGTTCTTATCGCGGGATTGCTACCAAATTCCACAGTGAGCACGTCGTTGATCGCCATGTGGTAAGTTCATTCTCGAATACTGTCTGTCCGATGGAGCTTCAGAAGCATTGTTCCATCATGTTGACTTCTTCAACTTGTAAATGCAGCTCAAGCACGGAGGCGATTGCCTACATGATCACCTACGGATTCAGTGCCGCTGTAAGGTATGTACGATCTCAGGTTTTTCATTTAATTTGACGCTGTAATTAAGCACAACGACCTGTTGTTTCATTAACTGTTTGCACCTTTTGCAGCACCCGGGTGTCGAATGAGATCGGAGCCGGGAACGTGGATATGGCGAAGAATGCGGTCGCGGTGACGCTTAAGTTGTCGGTGTTCCTCGCTTTCTCCTTCATCCTGCTGCTGGGCTTCGGCCACGGCCTTTGGGCGAGACTCTTCAGCGGGAGCAAGATGATTGTGGCAGAATTCGCAGCCATCACCCCGCTCTTGATGATCTCGATTGTGCTCGACTCCGCGCAGGGCGTACTGTCAGGTGCGGCAGCTACCTAAACCAATCTCCAAGAATCACTTACCTGCACTACTGAACAGACAGATAATTTCGTAGTACCACGTACTGGAATGCCGCTGTTAGTGCGCGCTAAACGATTCCGCAAATTAACAATCGAATAAATTGGCATGTGCAGGGGTGGCGAGGGGCTGCGGATGGCAGCACCTGGCGGCGATGACGAACCTTGTGGCGTTCTACTTCATCGGCATGCCGTTGGCCATGCTCTTTGCCTTCAAGCTCAATTTCTACACCACGGTAATTACCCTACTGAGAGCTCTCACCCTTGCCACTGCGGAATGTGGATAGCAAGCAGctcgaactccattctttctgaaaTATAATTAATGAGATGGAACACTCAACAGACCATGTACTTTGTTTGCAGGGTTTATGGTCGGGTCTGATCTGCGGGCTTACTTGCCAGACCAGCACGCTGGTGGTGATCACCGCCCGCACGAAATGGTCCAAGATCGTGGATGCGAtgcagcaagagaaggccaactatATTGCTTGATCGATAAATATCGTtcatggcttgcacctgttgtagggGTTTTTGTGAGATGGCCAGGGCGTACGATGTTTGAACAGAAAGCTAGCTTTTTGACCGTGTACTTTCAGGGAACATATGTCTCAGAAATAGAAAGATGTAccctaaaaaaaacagaaaatcgaTCCTGTAATGGCAATTAACCAGAGAGTGCAGGAGAAACGTACATACCGGGACGTGGATGTTTCATCCTCCCAACCGAACCCATGGATGTTCATATTTTCAAGGACGCAAATATATCAAGGCCGTCAATGCGAAGTTGTTAGCGTTGAGGCCCTGCGCGCAAAGTATCGAGCGCGAAACCGCAAATGCCACTTCTCACCTACAGGGCGGGGCTACTGGGCAAGCCCAATACTGTAGCTGCACGCCAGTTTTTTTCCTGTGGTTTCTTATTAGTTTTTTCACTGTGTTTGCATCGGTGTTCTTTGGGTTTTCTTCAGTTTTTCTTTAGTTTCCTTTTTTTCCGGCTTCtttgtttttattctttttttacttTCTTTTCTCCAACACATGTCTAATTTATTCAAATGTGttctacatttttcatatacatcagAAACTTTTTTTATACaacttaaaaaaattcaaatacatgattaatatttttatatATGTGTTAAATCTTTTCAAATAAACGTTGAAACATTTTCTCAAATGATACAAAACATTTTTTAGGCTATGCAAACATTTCTTTACATTGTACAATCTTTTTTGACGTCACAAAcatattttttgaaatgcatgctTTATGAAAATGCAACATACTTTTTTGAATGGTACTAAACAATATTTGTAAATtgtatgaatatttttaaaaatttcACTTACATTGTTTTCAATGGTACAATTTTTAAAAAAAAGTTGAGCAAACATTGTTTTACGCTACATGGATATTTTTTAGTGTgcaattattatttttaaaagtaACTATTCTTTCATAATATATGAATTTATTATTTTTGTAAATATAAACAAAGTAAAGAAACACCATGCGTGAAGTCAACATGACGAAACCATATGCTACTGGGCTGGCCACTTTCGGTTCCTGTAGGTGAGCTCGGCTTCTGTCTCGCTAAAGGAGACTTCTTGCTTGAATGGAATTATTTTATTCGTTTAGCTGGAG from Triticum dicoccoides isolate Atlit2015 ecotype Zavitan chromosome 6A, WEW_v2.0, whole genome shotgun sequence encodes:
- the LOC119318246 gene encoding protein DETOXIFICATION 19-like; its protein translation is MSSAASLLEPADGKGGEAKRPCGCPPAWLRRLIDTEEAWAQLQFAVPMVLTNMSYYGIPLVSVMFSGHLGNVHLAGATLGNSWATVTGYAFVTGMSGALETLCGQAYGARLYRMVGLYLQSSLIMSAVVSMVIAVLWLFTEPLLLCLRQEPEVSRAAAVFIRYQIPGLFAFSFLQCLIRYLQTQSIVLPLVVCSVVPFMLHIALNHLLVNVLGFGLIGASTAISITLWFSCLMLLGYVMQSKEFSETWKGFSADALNYVLPTLKLATPSAIMVCLEYWAFELLVLIAGLLPNSTVSTSLIAMCSSTEAIAYMITYGFSAAVSTRVSNEIGAGNVDMAKNAVAVTLKLSVFLAFSFILLLGFGHGLWARLFSGSKMIVAEFAAITPLLMISIVLDSAQGVLSGVARGCGWQHLAAMTNLVAFYFIGMPLAMLFAFKLNFYTTGLWSGLICGLTCQTSTLVVITARTKWSKIVDAMQQEKANYIA